In Leguminivora glycinivorella isolate SPB_JAAS2020 chromosome 19, LegGlyc_1.1, whole genome shotgun sequence, a single genomic region encodes these proteins:
- the LOC125236814 gene encoding uncharacterized protein LOC125236814, which translates to MQEGAKVKYSNPAYITDVQVFTVRRRRNDPYLTNITATIHVPFGNNVTVKFSYLLPSGNTVDFSIRTCDSINKPWMYEFAATYSNLTECPVKPGTYRYFNVEIPPKNFPLPLPPGLKKGDKGNVNVKLLRNGKEPILDLFTTVRVY; encoded by the exons ATGCAAGAAGGAGCGAAAGTGAAATATTCCAACCCGGCGTACATAACCGACGTGCAAGTTTTCACGGTCCGGCGCCGGCGCAACGATCCGTACCTCACTAATATTACTGCCACCATCCACGTGCCTTTTGGCAACAACGTTACA GTAAAGTTCTCCTACTTGTTGCCAAGTGGCAACACGGTGGACTTTAGCATTCGTACTTGTGATTCTATTAATAAACCCTGGATGTATGAATTTGCGGCAACGTACTCTAATTTAACTGAATGTCCTGTTAAACCA GGTACATATCGCTACTTCAACGTGGAAATCCCTCCGAAGAACTTTCCCCTCCCCCTCCCCCCGGGACTCAAGAAAGGGGACAAAGGGAACGTGAATGTCAAACTGCTGAGGAACGGAAAGGAACCTATCTTGGATCTGTTCACCACTGTCCGTGTGTATTGA
- the LOC125236769 gene encoding uncharacterized protein LOC125236769 yields the protein MTFHTTFGRNVTIKFSYLLPSGDSIDYSIISCDALNKPWMYDFVKTHSNLTACPTSPGTYRYYNVEMPPKNFPLPIPPGVKKGDKGNVNFQLLRYGKEVILDLFTTIRAY from the exons ATGACGTTTCACACGACTTTTGGCAGAAATGTGACG ATAAAGTTCTCCTATTTACTACCAAGTGGCGACTCAATAGATTACAGTATCATTTCCTGTGATGCTTTAAACAAACCGTGGATGTACGATTTTGTGAAAACGCATTCGAATTTAACTGCATGCCCAACAAGCCCT GGGACATATCGCTACTACAACGTGGAAATGCCGCCGAAGAACTTTCCCCTTCCAATCCCACCTGGTGTCAAAAAGGGGGATAAAGGAAATGTGAATTTCCAACTACTTAGATATGGAAAAGAAGTCATTCTGGACCTTTTCACCACGATTCGCGCATATTGA
- the LOC125236770 gene encoding uncharacterized protein LOC125236770, with amino-acid sequence MCFAVPKVTYLLRTTPTWLCPEEISYFDDTLKDTTEIILNVSLSVDQWTQASLPVRHGGLGLRRAGDVGLPAFLASAHGVADLVSRILHSHRDSVTIPFVRDALAIWSDRFPTASLPEVPQVQRAWDDAGARITLSRLFSAASGVDLARLRSVSKVEAGAWLQALPSPHLGTLLDSDSMRVAVAFRLGCDVCIPHKCICGSTVEANGHHALSCRRCAGRFPRHHALNDIVRRALVSANIPCVLEPPGLCRTDGKRPDGLTLVPWQKGKCLLWDATCVSTFAASHLSRTVQAAGAAAESAALLKRAKYSALEAKYYFVPLAFETTGCWGSEAIAFIRELGLKLRERTSDARAGSYLVQRLSIAIQRGNAASLMGTFAPVQSEP; translated from the exons ATGTGTTTTGCAGTACCAAAAGTAACTTACCTTTTAAGAACAACTCCGACGTGGTTGTGCCCTGAAGAGATATCTTATTTTGACGACACTTTGAAAGATACAACTGAAATTATACTAAACGTGTCTCTCTCTGTTGACCAGTGGACCCAAGCTTCCCTGCCTGTGCGTCATGGTGGCCTGGGGTTAAGGCGCGCTGGGGACGTAGGCCTACCAGCCTTCCTAGCTTCAGCACATGGAGTCGCTGATCTTGTTTCTAGAATATTACATTCTCATAGAGACAGTGTCACGATCCCCTTCGTTAGGGATGCGCTGGCAATATGGTCTGACCGATTCCCCACTGCATCCTTGCCCGAGGTTCCACAAGTGCAGAGAGCTTGGGATGATGCTGGTGCCAGAATCACACTTTCCCGTCTTTTTAGCGCCGCTTCAGGTGTAGACTTGGCAAGACTCCGGTCGGTGTCTAAGGTAGAAGCAGGAGCTTGGTTGCAAGCTTTGCCTTCTCCTCATCTGGGAACTCTCCTCGACAGTGACTCAATGCGTGTGGCTGTGGCTTTCCGCCTGGGCTGTGATGTTTGTATACCTCACAAATGCATCTGCGGCTCCACGGTGGAAGCTAACGGCCATCACGCTTTGAGTTGCCGTCGCTGTGCAGGAAGATTTCCTAGACACCACGCGCTCAACGACATCGTCCGGAGGGCCCTGGTATCGGCAAACATCCCTTGCGTACTAGAACCACCGGGCCTCTGCCGCACTGATGGAAAACGTCCTGACGGCTTAACCCTGGTGCCTTGGCAGAAAGGTAAGTGCCTACTGTGGGACGCCACATGCGTCAGCACTTTCGCCGCCTCACACCTAAGCCGGACGGTACAGGCAGCCGGCGCTGCTGCAGAATCTGCAGCTCTGCTAAAAAGAGCTAAATATTCTGCGCTTGAGGCgaaatattatttcgttccCCTCGCCTTTGAGACGACGGGGTGTTGGGGGTCAGAGGCCATAGCGTTCATACGGGAGTTGGGTCTTAAGCTGAGGGAAAGGACCTCCGATGCTCGTGCGGGCTCGTACCTGgtgcaaaggttgtccattgCCATCCAACGCGGCAATGCGGCAAGTttaatgggcacctttgcacccg tCCAGTCTGAGCCATGA